The Chrysoperla carnea unplaced genomic scaffold, inChrCarn1.1, whole genome shotgun sequence genome segment taatcatttttggcttatttatacttagtccaggcataaacgacctctatgtatacattttgacttacttggatcaaaatttcaatgatttgtacagtcatgacacttatgtttaaaaatcgaaaattttcaaaaaatgttttttctatcaaaaatgtcaaatttgatcatttttggcttatttatacttagtccaggcataaacgacctctatgtatacataatgacttacttggatcaaaacttcaatgatttgtacagtcatgactcttatgtttaaaaatcgaaaattttcaaaaaatgttttttctatcgaaaaatgtcaaatttgatcatttttggcttatccCATATCTTCCCAAGgcaaaaaattcagaaataattgttatttttattatgtatatcaaAGAAGTAGATCttaaattagacaaaaatatgcgatttatttttttgcgttttactGAAACTGAATTTCAGGACCGCACCTTAAATGGGGCGTTGGGAAAATATGCCCATGGACTATGTGTAGAGAAATAATAGACATGATGTTTCATTGGAGctcttttatttatgaaatgaaaatacacaaaattattttaacaaaatcaagaaacaaacaaatgaaaaaaggaACCaatcagagaaaaaaattatttgattgtgTGGAAAGATTGAGAGCAATGTTGATGTAAACCCACCCCACATTTGCTGCAACGAAACTTAGTATTCTTGTGGCATTCACGACACCGAATTTGAGTTTCATTTCTGATTGTATAGTGATTCTTTCCATCGAGCCTTATCGAATCAGGCAGTTTATTCTTGACTGGCATAGGTGACTTAGttcgaatcgattttgaaagaCATGATGATGCTTTGCCAAGAATTAGGTAGCTTTGTACGATGTATCTTGTAAATGACAAAAAATCGTGGGAATCTTTAGCTTGACCTGCTGGTGAGAGTCGGTACAATTGGTATGCGTTATTTGCACACACATTTATGGGGAACATCATCATTTGCCAATACCATCTCTTTAGCCTTATACCAATTCTATATTTACCAACATTTTGGTCAAGTCTGTCGACTCCACCCATGAACTTGTTGTATATTTGGTAACAGTGTGGTTGATTTACGTCAACTCTTTTATTGTTGCACCACCTTTTTACCTTTCCAATTGGCTGAACTCCACTTTCTGTTGAGGCTATAGTTACGATGTTATTGTCATTGTAGCGGACTAATGTCGTGTTCGATAATACATCCGTAATCTGATGAAAAGAGCCTCTCGCAgtctttttcatttcttttacaTCTTTCAGCGGCGCACCTTCAACTCTATTAGCCCGAAGAGTCCCAGTGATATCATGACCCATCTGACTCACTTCATCAAGTAATCGTAAAGAAGTAAAAAAGTTATCCGTATAAAAGCTATAGTGATCACCAGGTGGCAGCTTAGAAATCAAATTGGTCACGACGGAACCACCTACACCAAGATTTGGATTGGTGTTGCCGGTTTTAGCCCCTTGATAAGGTTCACCATATATAAGATTTCCCAATCGTGTGCAAAGTGACCAAATCTTGTACCCAAAACGTATAGGCTTGCCATGAATGTGCTGTTTGGTTCCGTGTTTACCAAAATAAGGCACCATAGACTCATCGATAGATAAATGTTTATCCCCGGGGAAGAACTTTAGCTATCGTTCATTCATCATATTCCAAAGAGGTCTTACTTTGCCAAATTTGTCATCGGGAGGTAGATTACTGTTATCACATGCAtgaaaaaaacgaagaagctcTTCAAAACGATTACGGGTCATGCACGAAGTAACTTCAGGGTGATGAGTATCAATATTCTGATCCCAGTATAATCTGTAACGTGATGCACTATTATAACCAGACAACAGTAAAATTCCTATAAAATTCTTCACTTCTTCGATGGTGAGCCTGAAGTTTACATGTCCTTTGACAATTGCATTTTTTTCTGTACTAGAACGCAGTAGTTCTAATACTTCGTCATCAAAAAACATCTCAAAAAATTCTAATGGATtgtctttatttaaaacaaactcaGATGTAGAGTGTTCCTTCTCAGGTTTTGCTGTTATATCCGTCTGCTTCCACTTCCTCTTGAATATAGTCCTAGCTTTCTTTGCAGGATGTTCAACGGCTTGGGATGTGGATGGCTGTTCCTCTTCTCCTTTCTGATTTATATCATCAATATCTTCTACCATTTCTAGAACTCCTTCTGATGATGGAACTGTACGTCGAACCTCAGCTTCAGCCAACAACTGGCGACGCGATAGATTACTAATCTCCACTACATCCTCGCTTCCACTATCTTCATCACTCAAATCATCATTTCCAGGTGGCGTGATAAAAATGTCAGCAGAAATTGTAAGACTATCGTCTTCCAAGAtcgatataatttcatgaacaTTCAACCTGTAGCAAGCAAACAAGAGCACAAGTTATAACTCCAAATGTATAAAAACtacgtttaaataaaaataatgcaacaaACTATCATGGTGCCTCCCATTCCCAACGCACCTCAAATGGGGCGTTCAATTTAACCGAACAAAAGTcacgtataaaaataaaatatcaccatGTTCATGATATTACCCGATAGTATAACTAATAACTTACTAAAATACCGctacactaaaattttaaataataaatataaaacttatcaCTTACCCTTTCCGGGAACTCATATTGGTTGAAATTCACAAAACTCGAtggcttataaaaatttaatgaataaccaCAATCACTGTCAAACACTATTAAAGTAACTGCGAAGATGTCTAGTAtaacataaaactataaaacCTGTCGATCcttgttaatattttgttttgtcacATAAAATGTAAGTGCACCTTAAATGGTGCAGTGGGAAGAtatgggttatttatacttagtccagtcataaacgacctctaagtatacattttgacttagttggatcaaaatttcaatgatttgtatagtcatgacattttagttgaaaaatcgaaaattttcaaaaaatgttttttttctatcgaaaaatgacaaatttgatcaattttggcttatttatacttagtccagtcataaaggacctctatgtatacattttgacttacttggataaaaatttcattgatttctatagtcatgacactcatgttgaaaaatcgaaaattttcaaaaaatgtttttctatcgaaaaatgtcaaatttgatcatttttggcttatttatacttagtccagtcataaaggacctctatgtatacattttgacttacttggatcaaaatttcaatgatttgtatagtcatgactctcatgttgaaaaatcgaaaattttcaaaaaatgatttttctatcgacaaatgtcaaatttgaccattttgggcttatttgtacttagtccagtcataaaggacctctatgtatacatttcgacttacttggatcaaaatttcaatgatttgtatagtcatgactctcatgttgaaaaattcgaaaattttcaaaaaatgatttttctatcgaaaaatgtcaaatttgatcattcttggcttatttatacttagtccagtcataaaggaccactttgtatacattatgacttacttggatcaaaatttcaatgatttgtatagtcatcacattctagttgtaaaatcggaaattttcaaaaaatgttttttctatcgaaaaatgtcaaatttgatcatttttggcttatttatacttagcccagtcataaagaacctctctgtatacattttgacttagttggatcaaaatttcaatgatttgtatagtcatgactctcatgttgtaaaatcgaaaattttcaaaaaatgttttttctatcgaaaaatgtcaaatttgatcatttttggcttatttgtacttagtccagtcataaaggacctctatgtatacatattgacttacttggatcaaaatttcaatgatttgtatagtcatgactctcatgttgaaaaatcgaaaattttcaaaaaatgatttttctatcgaaaaatgtcaaatttgatcattcttggcttatttatacttagtccagtcataaaggacctctttgtatacattatgacttacttggatcaaaatttcaatgatttgtatagtcatgacattctagttgtaaaatcggaaattttcaaaaaatgttttttctatcgaaaaatgtcaaatttgatcatttttggcttatttatacttagcccagtcataaagaacctctctGTATAAATTCTGACtcgcttggatcaaaatttcaatgatttgtatagtcatgactctcatgttgaaaaatcggaaattttcaaaaaattttttttctatcgaaaaatgtcaaatttgatcatttttggcttatttatacttagtccagtcataaaggacctctttgtatacattttgacttacttggatcaaaatttcaatgatttgtatagtcatgactctcatgttgaaaatcgaaaattttcaaaaaatgttttttctatcgaaaaatgtaaaatttgatcatttttggcttatttatacttagtccagtcataaaggacctctatgtattcattttgacttacttggatcaaaatttcaatgatttgtatagtcatgactctcatgttaaaaaatcgaaaattttcaaaaaatgttttttctatcgaaaaatgtcaaatttgatcatttttggattatttatacttagtccagtcataaaggacctctatgtatacattttgacttagttggatcaaaatttcaatgatttgtatagtcatgactctcatgttgtaaaatcgaaaattttcaaaaaatgttttttctatcgaaaaatgtcaaatttgatcatttttggcttatttatacttagtccagtcataaaggacctctatgtatacattttgacttacttggatcaaaatttcaatgatttgtatagtcatgacattctagttgaaaaatcgaaaattttcaaaaaatgtattctatcgaaaaatgtcaaatttgatcatttttggcttattcatacttagtccagtcataaaggacctctatgtattcattttgacttccttggatcaaaatttcaatgatttgtatagtcatgactctcatgttaaaaaatcgaaaattttcaaaaaatgttttttctatcgaaaaatgtcaaatttgatcatttttggcttatttatacttagtcaagtcataaaggacctctatgtatacattttgacttagttggatcaaaatttcaatgatttgtatagtcatgactctcatgttgtaaaatcgaaaactttcaaaaaatgttttttctatcgaaaaatgtcaaatttgatcatttttggcttatttatacttagtccagtcataaaggacctctatgtatacattttgacttacttggatcaaaatttcaatgatttgtatagtcatgacattctagttgaaaaatcgaaaattttcaaaaaatgttttttctatcgaaaaatgtcaaatttgttcatttttgccccatttatacttagtccagtcataaacgacctctatgtatacattttgacttacttggatcaacatttcaatgatttgtatagtcatgactctcatgttgaaaaatcgaaaattttcaaaaaatgttttttctatcgaaaaatgtcaaatttgatcatttttggcttatttatacttagtccagtcataaaggacctctatgtatacattttgacttacttggatcaaaatttcaatgatttgtatagtcatgacactcatgttgaaaaatcgaaaattttcaaaaaatgtttttctatcgaaaaatgtcaaatttgatcatttttggcttatttatacttagtccagtcataaaggacctctatgtatacattttgacttacttggatcaaaatttcaatgatttgtatagtcatgactctcatgttgaaaaatcgaaaattttcaaaaaatgatttttctatcgaaaaatgtcaaatttgatcattcttggcttatgtatacttagtccagtcataaaggacctctttgtatacattatgacttacttggatcaaaatttcaatgatttgtatagtcatgacattctagttgtaaaatcgaaaattttcaaaaaatgttttttctatcgaaaaatgtcaaatttgatcatttttggcttatttatacttagtccagtcataaaggacctctatgtatacattttgacttacttggatcaaaatttcaatgatttgtatagtcatgacactcatgttgaaaaatcgaaaattttcaaaaaatgtttttctatcgaaaaatgtcaaatttgatcatttttggcttatttatacttagtccagtcataaaggacctctatgtatacattttgacttagttggatcaaaatttcaatgatttgtatagtcatgactctcatgttgtaaaatcgaaaattttcaaaaaatgttttttctatcgaaaaatgtcaaatttgatcatttttggcttatttatacttagtccagtaataaaggacctctatgtatacattatgacttacttggatcaaaatttcaatgatttgtatagtcatgacattcaagttgtaaaatcggaaattttgaaaaaatgttttttctatcgaaaaatgtcatatttgatcaattttggcttatttatacttagtccagtcatgaaggacctctatgtatacattttgacttacttggataaaaatttcattgatttgtatagtcatgacactcatgttgaaaaatcgaaaattttcaaaaaatgtttttctatcgaaaaatgtcaaatttgatcatttttggcttatttatacttagtccagtcataaaggacctctatgtttacattttgacttacttggatcaaaatttcaatgatttgtatagtcatgactctcatgttgaaaatcgaaaattttcaaaaaatgttttttctatcgaaaaatgtcaaatttgatcatttttgccttatttttacttagtccagtcataaaggacctccatgtatacattttgacttacttggatcaaaatttcaatgatttgtatagtcatgacattctagttgtaaaatcgaaaattttcaaaaaatgatttttctatcgaaaaatgtcaaatttaccattttgggcttatttttacttagtccagtcataaaggacctccatgtatacattttgacttacttggatcaaaatttcaatgatttgtatagtcatgactctcatgttgaaaatcgaaaattttcaaaaaatgttttttctatcgaaaaatgtaaaatttgatcatttttggcttatttatacttattccagtcataaaggacctctatgtattcattttgacttacttggatcaaaatttcaatgatttctatagtcatgactctcatgttaaaaaatcgaaaattttcaaaaaatgttttttctatcgaaaaatgtcaaatttgatcatttttggcttatttatacttagtccagtcataaaggacctctttgtatacattttgacttacttggatcaaaatttcaatgatttgtatagtcatgactctcatgttgaaaatcgaaaattttcaaaaaatgttttttctatcgaaaaatgtaaaatttgatcatttctggcttatttatacttagtccagtcataaaggacctctatgtattcattttgacttacttggatcaaaatttcaatgatttgtatagtcatgactctcatgttaaaaaatcgtaaattttcaaaaaatgttttttctatcgaaaaatgtcaaatttgatcatttttggcttatttatacttagtccagtcgtaaaggacctctatgtatacattttgacttagttggatcaaaatttcaatgatttgtatagtcatgactctcatgttgtaaaatcgaaaattttcaaaaaatgttttttctatcgaaaaatgtcaaatttgatcatttttggcttatttatacttagtccagtaataaagatcctctatgtatacattttgacttacttggatcaaaattccaatgatttgtatagtcatgacattctagttgaaaaatcgaaaattttcaaaaaatgtttttttctatcgaaaaatgtcaaatttgttcatttttggcccatttatacttagtccagtcataaacgacctctatgtatacattttgacatacttggatcaacatttcaatgatttgtatagtcatgactctcatgttgaaaaatcgaaaattttaaaaaaatgttttttctatcgaaaaatgtcaaatttgatcatttttggattatttatacttagtccagtcataaacgacctctttgtatacattttgacttacttggatcaaaatttcaatgatttgtatagtcatgactctcatgttgaaaaatcgaaaattttcaaaaaatgttttttctatcgaaaaatgtcaaatttgatcatttttggcttatttatgcttagtccagtcatataggacctctatgtatacattttgacttacttggaaaaaatttcaatgatttgtatagtcatgacattctagttgtaaaatcggaaattttcaaaaaatgttttttctatcgaaaaatgtcaaatttgataatttttggcttatttatacttagtccagtcataaaggacctcaatgtatacattttgacttacttggatcaaaattgcaatgatttgtatagtcatgactctcatgttgaaaaatcgaaaattttcaaaaaatgttttttctatcgaaaaatgtcaaatttgatcatttttggcttatttatacttagtccagtcataaaagacctctatgtatacattttgacttacttggatcaaaattttaatgatttgtatagtcatgacattctagttgaaaaatcgaaaattttcaaaaaatcttttttctatcgaaaaatgtcaaatttgatcatttttggcttatttatacttagtccagtcataaaggaactctatgtatacattttgacttatttggatcaaaatttcaatgatttgtatattcatgactctcatgttgaaaaatcgaaaattttcaaaaaatgatttatctatcgaaaaatgtcaaatttgaccattttgggcttatttgtacttagtccagtcataaaggacctctatgtatacattttgacttagttggatcaaaatttcaatgatttgtatagtcataactctcatgttgaaaaatcggaaattttcaaaaaatgttttttctgtcgaaaaatgtcaaatttgatcatttttggcctatttataattattccagtcataaaggacctctatgtatacattttgacttacttggatcaaaatttaaatgatttgtatagtcatgactctcatgttgaaaaatcgaaaattttcaaaaaatgttttttctatcgaaaaatgtcaaatttgatcatttttggcttatttatgcttagtccagtcatataggacctctatgtatacattttgacttacttggaaaaaatttcaatgatttgtatagtcatgacattctagttgtaaaatcggaaattttcaaaaaatgttttttctatcgaaaaatgtcaaatttgataatttttggcttatttatacttagtccagtcataaaggacctctatgtatacattttgacttacttggatcaaaattgcaatgatttgtatagtcatgactctcatgttgaaaaatcgaaaattttcaaaaaatgttttttctatcgaaaaatgtcaaatttgatcatttttggcttatttatacttagtccagtcataaaagacctctatgtatacattttgacttacttggatcaaaattttaatgatttgtatagtcatgacattctagttgaaaaatcgaaaattttcaaaaaatcttttttctatcgaaaaatgtcaaatttgatcatttttggcttatttatacttagtccagtcataaaggaactctatgtatacattttgacttatttggatcaaaatttcaatgatttgtatattcatgactctcatgttgaaaaatcgaaaattttcaaaaaatgatttatctatcgaaaaatgtcaaatttgaccattttgggcttatttgtacttagtccagtcataaaggacctctatgtatacattttgacttagttggatcaaaatttcaatgatttgtatagtcataactctcatgttgaaaaatcggaaattttcaaaaaatgttttttctgtcgaaaaatgtcaaatttgatcatttttggcctatttataattattccagtcataaaggacctctatgtatacattttgacttacttggatcaaaatttaaatgatttgtatagtcatgactctcatgttgaaaaatcgaaaattttcaaaaaatgttttttctatcgaaaaatgtcaaatttgatcatttttggcttatttatgcttagtccagtcatataggacctctatgtatacattttgacttacttggatcaaaattttaatgatttgtatagtcatgacattctagttgaaaaatcgaaaattttcaaaaaatctgttttctatcgaaaaatgtcaaatttgatcatttttggcttatttatacttagtccagtcataaaggacctctatgtatacattttgacttagttggatcaaaatttcaatgatttgtatagtcatgactctcatgttgaaaaatcgaaaattttcaaaaaatgttttttctatcgaaaaatgtaaaatttgatcatttttggcttatttatacttattccagtcataaaggacctctttgtatacattttgacttagttggatcaaaatttcaatgatttgtatagtcatgactctcatgttgtaaaatcgaaaattttcaaaaaatgttttttctatcgaaaaatgtcaaatttgatcatttttggcttttttatacttagtccagtaataaaggacctctatgtatacattttgacttacttggatcaaaatttcaacgatttgtatattcatgacattctagttgaaaaatcgaaaattttcaaaaaatgttttttctatcgaaaaatgtaaaatttgatcatttttggctcatttatacttattccagtcataaaggacctctttgtatacattttgacttagttggatcaaaatttcaatgatttgtatagtcatgactctcatgttgtaaaatcgaaaattttcaaaaaatgttttttctatcgaaaaatgtcaaatttgatcatttttggcttatttatacttagtccagtaaaaaaggacctctatgtatacattttgacttacttggatcaaaatttcaacgatttgtatattcatgacattctagttgaaaaatcgaaaattttcaaaaaatgttttttctatcgaaaaatgtcaaatttgttcatttttggcttatttatacttagtccagtcataaacgacctctatgtatacattttgacttacttggatcaacatttcaatgatttgtatagtcatgactctcatgttgaaaaatcgaaaattttcaaaaaatgttttttctatcgaaaaatgtcaaattaggtcatttttgggttttttatacttagttcagtcataaaggacctctatgtatacattatgacttacttggatcaaaatttcaatgatttgtatagtcatgacaatcaagttgtaaaatcggaaattttcaaaaaatgttttttctatcgaaaaatgtcaaatttgatcatttttggcttatttatacttagtccagtcataaaggacctctatgtatacattttgacttacttggatcaaaatttcattgatttgtatagtcatgacactcatgttgaaaaatcgaaaattttcaaaaaatgtttttctatcggaaaatgttaaatttgatcatttttggcttatttatacttagtccagtcataaaggaactctatgtatacattttgactt includes the following:
- the LOC123304836 gene encoding LOW QUALITY PROTEIN: piggyBac transposable element-derived protein 3-like (The sequence of the model RefSeq protein was modified relative to this genomic sequence to represent the inferred CDS: substituted 1 base at 1 genomic stop codon), coding for LVLLFACYRLNVHEIISILEDDSLTISADIFITPPGNDDLSDEDSGSEDVVEISNLSRRQLLAEAEVRRTVPSSEGVLEMVEDIDDINQKGEEEQPSTSQAVEHPAKKARTIFKRKWKQTDITAKPEKEHSTSEFVLNKDNPLEFFEMFFDDEVLELLRSSTEKNAIVKGHVNFRLTIEEVKNFIGILLLSGYNSASRYRLYWDQNIDTHHPEVTSCMTRNRFEELLRFFHACDNSNLPPDDKFGKVRPLWNMMNERXLKFFPGDKHLSIDESMVPYFGKHGTKQHIHGKPIRFGYKIWSLCTRLGNLIYGEPYQGAKTGNTNPNLGVGGSVVTNLISKLPPGDHYSFYTDNFFTSLRLLDEVSQMGHDITGTLRANRVEGAPLKDVKEMKKTARGSFHQITDVLSNTTLVRYNDNNIVTIASTESGVQPIGKIYFFDIHNKNNNYF